In Acidianus brierleyi, one genomic interval encodes:
- a CDS encoding UxaA family hydrolase — protein sequence MPKGLIHSKNDDVCVATTDVRKGEEVICAYLENPSSYILVKSEEDIPLGHKIALRDIKKGDKVLKYGRAIGEATKDIIKGEHVHVHNIKSLRWGK from the coding sequence ATGCCAAAAGGTTTAATTCACTCTAAAAATGACGACGTCTGCGTAGCTACTACTGACGTAAGGAAAGGAGAAGAAGTAATATGCGCATATTTAGAGAATCCGTCGTCTTATATTTTAGTTAAAAGCGAAGAAGACATTCCTCTTGGTCACAAAATAGCTCTAAGAGATATAAAGAAAGGCGATAAAGTTCTTAAATACGGAAGAGCCATAGGGGAAGCAACTAAAGATATAATAAAAGGAGAACATGTACATGTTCATAATATAAAATCCTTGAGGTGGGGTAAATGA
- a CDS encoding mandelate racemase/muconate lactonizing enzyme family protein: MKVNVFSLSIPFITNPPSDWIDQWAVQLYVKVEDGEFGWGETLVAGSGIIGAYSSVISELIKPFLEENEINSPYELENLLEKIMFSAGNCGVVTGAISSVEMALWGLKSRRMKVPLAELFGGKSKSVVKVYGSFPRFSKIEDVIKAVEISKEKGFDFIKLHQSPSTILETVKKIREKYKELKIAIDLNSPFDLNKAKDFSEKISKYEIEWIEEPLWPPNDYSSLEKLTKVSPVPIAAGENEYTVYGFKKLLESGISYLQPDIAKIGGVSKFLKILELASSYNVKVAPHDRPDRSPVSLIYVLNLALAREMEIVEYPIADFPEDLFSVPVFKNGYVKPPENVEINEEALVKYPYINKIRILHFSDLEDKLIKHD, from the coding sequence ATGAAAGTAAACGTTTTTTCTTTATCCATACCTTTTATTACAAATCCACCTTCTGATTGGATAGACCAGTGGGCAGTTCAATTATATGTAAAAGTTGAAGATGGAGAATTCGGTTGGGGAGAAACATTAGTTGCTGGGAGCGGTATAATAGGGGCATACTCCTCAGTAATAAGTGAACTGATAAAACCGTTTCTTGAAGAGAATGAAATCAATTCTCCTTACGAATTGGAAAACTTACTCGAAAAGATAATGTTCAGTGCAGGAAATTGCGGAGTTGTAACAGGAGCAATTAGCTCAGTGGAAATGGCGTTATGGGGGTTGAAAAGCAGGAGAATGAAGGTTCCACTTGCAGAACTTTTTGGAGGTAAAAGCAAAAGTGTAGTAAAAGTCTACGGCAGTTTTCCAAGGTTCTCTAAAATTGAAGACGTAATAAAGGCGGTAGAAATATCTAAAGAAAAAGGTTTTGATTTTATTAAACTTCATCAGTCTCCATCTACAATTCTTGAAACTGTAAAGAAAATTAGAGAGAAATACAAGGAATTAAAGATAGCTATAGATCTTAATTCTCCTTTCGATCTAAATAAGGCTAAAGATTTTTCAGAAAAAATTTCTAAATATGAAATAGAATGGATAGAAGAACCTTTATGGCCACCTAACGATTATTCATCTCTAGAAAAATTAACAAAAGTTTCTCCAGTACCCATAGCTGCAGGAGAAAATGAATATACAGTATACGGTTTTAAGAAACTTTTAGAATCAGGAATTTCTTATCTCCAGCCAGACATAGCAAAAATAGGCGGAGTAAGCAAATTTTTAAAAATTCTTGAACTAGCGTCTTCATATAACGTTAAAGTAGCACCTCATGATCGTCCAGATAGATCTCCAGTTTCTCTAATTTACGTACTTAATTTAGCTCTAGCTAGGGAAATGGAGATAGTTGAATATCCAATAGCAGACTTTCCTGAAGATCTTTTCTCAGTTCCCGTTTTTAAAAACGGATATGTAAAACCTCCAGAAAATGTAGAAATCAACGAGGAAGCACTAGTCAAATATCCTTATATAAATAAAATTAGAATTCTACATTTTAGTGATTTAGAAGATAAATTAATAAAGCATGATTAA
- a CDS encoding UxaA family hydrolase, whose amino-acid sequence MNTIKGYVRENGAVGVRNHVLILPLDDLSNSAAIGVSKLIRGTTVIPHPYGRLQFGRDLDLFFHILSGTGANPNVAGAIVIGIEENWANKVADEIAKTGKPVEVFPIEGNGDLRTIEKASRKALEMVQDASEKHRTEVDISSIVMSIKCGESDTTSGLASNPSVGVVVDKMVDQGATVMFGETSELTGAEDIVAEKMANDVLREKFMKIFKDYDNTIEREGADLLGSQPTQGNIKGGLSTIEEKALGNIQKLGHRKVNCVLDYLDPLNKGKEGTLCFVNTSSAAAEAVTLFAAKGSVVHLFTTGQGNIVGNPIIPVIKITANPKTAAQMAEHIDVDVSDLLDLKISLEEAGERVYQYMLRVLNGRLTRAEVLQHDEFSPIKLYISA is encoded by the coding sequence ATGAACACAATAAAAGGATACGTTAGAGAAAACGGGGCAGTAGGAGTAAGGAATCACGTACTTATTTTACCTTTAGACGACTTATCAAACTCCGCAGCAATAGGAGTCTCAAAGTTGATAAGAGGAACTACTGTCATTCCTCATCCGTACGGTAGATTACAGTTCGGCAGAGACCTGGATCTATTCTTCCATATACTTTCTGGAACTGGAGCTAATCCAAACGTTGCAGGAGCAATAGTAATAGGTATAGAGGAAAATTGGGCAAACAAGGTAGCAGATGAGATTGCAAAGACTGGAAAGCCAGTAGAAGTATTTCCTATTGAAGGAAATGGAGACTTAAGAACAATAGAAAAGGCATCAAGAAAAGCTTTAGAGATGGTTCAAGACGCAAGTGAAAAACATAGAACTGAGGTAGACATATCGTCAATAGTCATGAGCATTAAATGCGGAGAATCTGATACAACTTCAGGATTAGCTTCAAATCCATCAGTAGGTGTTGTTGTAGATAAAATGGTAGACCAAGGTGCTACTGTAATGTTCGGTGAAACTTCAGAACTTACTGGAGCCGAAGATATAGTTGCAGAAAAAATGGCTAATGACGTATTAAGAGAGAAATTCATGAAGATTTTTAAAGACTATGATAACACAATAGAGAGAGAAGGTGCAGATTTGTTAGGCTCTCAGCCTACTCAAGGTAACATAAAAGGAGGACTCTCAACTATTGAAGAGAAAGCTTTAGGAAATATTCAAAAATTAGGACATAGGAAAGTCAATTGCGTTCTTGATTATCTAGATCCTTTAAATAAAGGCAAGGAAGGAACTTTATGCTTCGTTAATACGTCTTCAGCAGCGGCAGAAGCAGTAACGCTCTTTGCAGCTAAGGGTTCCGTAGTTCACTTATTTACTACTGGTCAAGGTAACATAGTAGGAAACCCTATTATCCCAGTAATAAAGATAACTGCTAATCCTAAGACTGCAGCTCAGATGGCTGAACACATTGACGTCGACGTTTCAGATTTATTGGATTTAAAGATATCCCTAGAGGAAGCTGGAGAAAGAGTATACCAATATATGCTTAGAGTTCTAAATGGAAGATTAACAAGAGCTGAGGTTCTACAGCACGACGAATTCTCTCCAATTAAACTATATATAAGTGCATAA